A window of Variovorax sp. HW608 genomic DNA:
CCGGCGTGTCGATGACCCCGTCGCCCCACACGGTCGATGTGAGAACACCGGAACTCTGGTTGGGAAACAGATCCAGCCCACCCGCCGCGTTGCGCCGCGCCCGCAGGAATTCGCGGCGGCGGTCCGCGCGCGGCCAGTCGAAGTCGGCGCGCATCGCCACCGGCTCGACCGCGACGCGCAGGGCGCCCTGCAGCGTGAGCAGGAACGGCCGCACCAGCAGCAGGAAGGTCAGGAAGCTCGACACCGGATTGCCCGGCAACCCTGTCAGGTGCGCGTCCCCGATGCGGCCGTAGGCAAATGGCTTGCCGGGCTTCATCGACAGCGACCAGAGTTCGAGGCTGCCCAGGTGCTGCACGGCGGCCTTGATGTGGTCTTCCTCGCCGACCGAGACACCACCCGTGGTGATGATCAGGTCGTTGTGCCGCGCCGCTTCGCGCAAGGCCTCGATGGTGGCCTCGCGGCGGTCCGGCACGATGCCGAGATCGTTGACCTCGCAACCGAAGCGCTCGAGAAGCGCGCGCATGAAGAAGCGGTTGGAGTTGTAGATGGAGCCCGGCTTCATCGCCTCGGGCGCCACTTCACCGGGCATCACGAGCTCGTCGCCGGTCGACAGGAGCGCGACGCGCGGACGCTTCGAGACCTGCAGCTTCGCCAAACCGACGCTGGCGGCCAGCCCCAGGCCCGCGGGCGTGAGCCGCTCGCCCTTCGACAGCACGATGTCGCCGGCGGCCACGTCCTCGCCGGCGCGGCGGATCCATTGGCCTTGCGCCGGCGCGATCTCGATGCGCACGCTGCCCAGGCTGCCTTCTTCCGGCAAGGCCTGCGTGTCCTCCTGCATCACCACCGCATCGGCGCCTTCGGGGATCTGCGCCCCGGTGAAGATGCGCGCCGCGGTGCCGGCCGCTAGCGGCGTGCCGACGGTGCCGGCCGGAATGCGCTGCGCCACGCGCAGCACGGCGCCCGCGGCCCTGCAATCGGCGGCGCGAACCGCGTAGCCGTCCATCGAGCTGTTGTCGCGCGGCGGCACCGTGAGGCCCGAGACCACGTCCTGCGCCAGCACCCGGCCATCGGCCTCGAAGGTAGAGACGCTTTCAGCTGCGAGCCGGGGCGAGGCCGCGGCAAGCAGCCGGGACAGCGCTTCGTCGAGCGCCATCAGCGGGGGACGCGGGGAAGTTTCAGCCATGGTGCTTCACCTTGTATTCGAATCGTTCGGCGTGCAGCAGGAGCCACTCGGCGATGCCATCGACGTCGTCGAGGTCAAAGATCGGCAGCCCGGTGGTCTGCGGCAGGCTCTGCGGCGTATTGGTGGCGATGCCGACGATGAAGCGGTCCTCCACGTAGCGAACCGGCCGCGGCTCATCGCCTTCGGCCGGCGCGCGCCACACCTCGAGCTTCAGCAGGTCGCTGTGCTTGAAGCCTTCGACCAGGACCCAGTCGGCGCCGGGATCGAGCTCCGCGATCAGGTCGTGCACGTCGAGCCGGGTCGGCTGTTCGAATTCGCGGATCAGCGCCAGGCGCTTGTCCGAGCCGACCACCACCTCGAAGGCACCCGCCTCGCGGTGCCGGTAGGTGTCCTTGCCCGGATGGTCGATGTCGAACTTGTGGTGCGCATGCTTGACCACCGAAACGCGCTGTCCCTTCCGCTTGAGCACGGGGATCAAGCGCTCGACGAGCGTCGTCTTTCCCGCGCCGGAAAAACCGGCGAATCCGATGACTTTCATGCGCCGCGCGATGTCAATCGCAGTGCTTGGCGATGTACGCCTTCACTGCCAGGGCATCGGCCGGCAGCTTGACGACCCGCTTGGGCAGGTCCTCGATGCCCCTGAACCGCGCGGGACGCTCCGGCTCGTGGCCCAGCGCCTCGACGATGGTTTCGGCGAACTTGATCGGCAGCGCGGTTTCGAGAACGATCATCGGCACGCCGGGCGCGAGATGCTCGCGCGCGACCTTGAGGCCGTCGGCCGTGTGCGTGTCGATCAGGGTCGCGAAGCGCTTGTCGGTGTCGCGGATCGTCGCCAGACGGTCGGCGTGCGTGCTGCGGCTGCTCGCGAAGCCGAACTGGCTGGCGGCCTTCGCGAACACCGGATCGCCGCCGAGATCGAAGCGGCCGGCGCGGCCCAGCTCGCCCTCGAACAATGCGCGCGTCTTCGCCGCGTCGCGACCCACGAGATCGAAGACGAAGCGCTCGAAGTTGCTGGCCTTCGAGATGTCCATCGAAGGGCTCGAGGTCTCGTGCGTATCGGC
This region includes:
- a CDS encoding molybdopterin molybdotransferase MoeA, with the translated sequence MAETSPRPPLMALDEALSRLLAAASPRLAAESVSTFEADGRVLAQDVVSGLTVPPRDNSSMDGYAVRAADCRAAGAVLRVAQRIPAGTVGTPLAAGTAARIFTGAQIPEGADAVVMQEDTQALPEEGSLGSVRIEIAPAQGQWIRRAGEDVAAGDIVLSKGERLTPAGLGLAASVGLAKLQVSKRPRVALLSTGDELVMPGEVAPEAMKPGSIYNSNRFFMRALLERFGCEVNDLGIVPDRREATIEALREAARHNDLIITTGGVSVGEEDHIKAAVQHLGSLELWSLSMKPGKPFAYGRIGDAHLTGLPGNPVSSFLTFLLLVRPFLLTLQGALRVAVEPVAMRADFDWPRADRRREFLRARRNAAGGLDLFPNQSSGVLTSTVWGDGVIDTPAGQPFKAGDTVQFIPFSSLLA
- the mobB gene encoding molybdopterin-guanine dinucleotide biosynthesis protein B, giving the protein MKVIGFAGFSGAGKTTLVERLIPVLKRKGQRVSVVKHAHHKFDIDHPGKDTYRHREAGAFEVVVGSDKRLALIREFEQPTRLDVHDLIAELDPGADWVLVEGFKHSDLLKLEVWRAPAEGDEPRPVRYVEDRFIVGIATNTPQSLPQTTGLPIFDLDDVDGIAEWLLLHAERFEYKVKHHG